Proteins from a genomic interval of Bifidobacterium longum subsp. infantis ATCC 15697 = JCM 1222 = DSM 20088:
- the coaBC gene encoding bifunctional phosphopantothenoylcysteine decarboxylase/phosphopantothenate--cysteine ligase CoaBC: MAHILLGVTGSIAAFKACHLASDWTKAGHEVRVIETTAAEGFVTPLTFTSLTHQPTRTTMFPAYPAAHGDVTANPTVPTTINHVADAAWANLLVVAPASADVIARIACGLANDTLTSTILAYEGPKILCPSMNVHMYNNPATQRNLKTCAELGWQIVEPEEGNLACGDVGRGRMEEPARIEEVAARLLADAQDDQAPSSSPLKGLRVLVTAGPTQEPLDPVRYLTNHSTGKMGYAIASAAAEFGADVTLVSGPVALTAPDAVDVVRVMTAQDMFDAVADAFPAADITIMAAAVGDFRVAEIAPEKIKKAGRSSITVELVSNPDILAWAGERKRDDGSQILCGFAMETEHLIRNAEKKLTSKYCDMLVANNLRDAGAGFGTDTNVVTVLTSGAEDAGTPKIEHWDKMDKTVLAQRLLLRLAALRSGGASNVDDENKEA, translated from the coding sequence ATGGCACATATTCTTCTGGGCGTCACCGGCAGCATCGCTGCATTCAAGGCCTGTCATCTGGCATCCGATTGGACCAAGGCCGGCCACGAGGTGCGGGTTATCGAAACCACAGCGGCCGAAGGTTTCGTCACTCCCCTGACCTTCACCTCGCTGACCCATCAGCCCACCCGTACCACGATGTTCCCCGCTTATCCGGCCGCGCACGGCGACGTGACGGCCAATCCGACCGTGCCAACGACCATCAATCATGTGGCCGATGCGGCCTGGGCCAATCTGCTGGTGGTGGCCCCGGCGAGCGCCGACGTCATCGCCCGCATCGCCTGTGGATTGGCGAACGATACGCTGACGTCCACCATTCTGGCCTATGAGGGGCCGAAGATCCTATGCCCGTCGATGAACGTGCATATGTACAACAATCCGGCCACGCAGCGCAATCTGAAAACCTGCGCCGAATTGGGCTGGCAGATTGTGGAGCCGGAGGAAGGCAATCTGGCTTGCGGCGACGTGGGACGAGGCCGTATGGAAGAGCCGGCGCGCATCGAGGAAGTGGCCGCTCGGCTGCTGGCGGATGCGCAGGATGACCAGGCTCCCTCATCTTCCCCGCTCAAGGGGCTGCGCGTGCTGGTCACTGCCGGGCCAACGCAGGAGCCGCTAGACCCGGTCCGCTATCTGACGAACCATTCCACCGGCAAGATGGGGTATGCGATTGCCTCGGCCGCAGCCGAATTTGGTGCCGACGTAACGTTGGTCTCCGGTCCAGTCGCCTTGACCGCGCCCGATGCGGTGGATGTGGTGCGCGTCATGACCGCGCAGGATATGTTCGATGCGGTGGCCGACGCCTTCCCGGCGGCGGATATCACGATTATGGCCGCCGCCGTGGGCGATTTCCGCGTGGCCGAGATTGCGCCGGAGAAAATCAAGAAGGCCGGCCGCAGCAGCATCACCGTGGAGCTGGTTTCCAACCCGGATATTCTGGCGTGGGCCGGCGAACGCAAGCGCGACGACGGCTCGCAGATCCTGTGCGGATTCGCGATGGAGACCGAGCATCTGATTCGTAATGCGGAGAAGAAGCTGACGTCCAAGTATTGCGACATGCTGGTGGCCAACAATCTGCGCGACGCCGGTGCCGGGTTCGGCACCGACACCAACGTTGTCACCGTGCTCACGTCCGGAGCGGAGGATGCCGGTACCCCGAAGATCGAGCATTGGGACAAGATGGACAAAACCGTGCTTGCGCAACGACTGTTGCTGCGGCTCGCAGCGTTGCGTTCCGGCGGCGCGAGCAATGTCGATGACGAGAACAAGGAGGCCTGA
- a CDS encoding ABC transporter substrate-binding protein, with protein MRVIGQRIKRMATIAVTAILSVSLASCGQATDDNRTEISVWSWEPSMGEVVRRFEKANPDIRVKWTNISGYDNLNTAIQDGYGTPDVAQIEYYALLQYAVSGQLLDLTDKIGSDYSNFFTLGTWSSVQLAGHIYGLPMDSGPMGFFYNEDVFRQAGVDATKIKTWDDYYEAAKKLKEIGVYIAADSGDGSFYDAMVWLAGGQPFHTSADGKTVTIDLDEDAGTQRFTEFWQKMIDEGLVDTTSATWSDRWKSSVSTGTIASVFSGAWMPSLLLSNVPGAAGLWRVAPMPTYGGQPANAESGGSALTVLQLTRKPDAAYRFVDFVAHNAQGISARVDGGAFPADYDTLNSADFLDKTTITNDRGIEIPYFGGQKFNRVLSEAAEDVPIGYQYLPFEVYARSDFKSTVGQAYEWSSSFHDYQQRQEAIEMGMKDEEGNPLEPLEKPGKKVSLSDGLAQWQKDLREYGFNQGFTIK; from the coding sequence ATGCGAGTGATCGGACAGCGAATCAAAAGAATGGCAACCATAGCAGTGACTGCCATCCTTTCCGTATCCCTGGCCTCGTGCGGGCAGGCTACGGACGACAACCGTACGGAGATCAGCGTATGGAGCTGGGAACCGAGCATGGGAGAGGTCGTCCGCCGCTTCGAAAAAGCCAATCCGGACATCCGCGTGAAATGGACCAACATCTCCGGCTACGACAATCTCAATACCGCCATTCAGGACGGTTACGGCACGCCGGACGTGGCTCAAATCGAATACTATGCACTGTTGCAGTACGCGGTCTCCGGCCAATTGCTTGATCTGACCGACAAGATCGGCTCGGATTATTCCAACTTCTTTACCCTCGGCACATGGTCGTCCGTGCAGCTCGCCGGCCATATCTACGGGCTGCCCATGGATTCGGGCCCGATGGGTTTCTTCTACAACGAAGACGTGTTCCGCCAAGCCGGCGTGGACGCCACCAAGATCAAGACTTGGGATGACTACTATGAGGCCGCCAAAAAGCTCAAGGAGATCGGCGTGTACATCGCCGCCGACTCGGGTGATGGCAGTTTCTATGACGCGATGGTCTGGCTTGCCGGTGGTCAGCCGTTCCACACGTCGGCCGACGGCAAAACCGTGACCATCGATTTGGATGAGGATGCCGGCACCCAACGGTTCACCGAATTCTGGCAGAAAATGATCGATGAGGGGCTTGTCGATACCACCTCCGCCACATGGTCGGATCGGTGGAAAAGCAGCGTGAGCACCGGCACCATCGCCTCCGTGTTCTCCGGAGCTTGGATGCCGTCGCTGCTGCTGTCCAATGTGCCGGGCGCGGCCGGTCTGTGGCGCGTGGCTCCCATGCCCACCTATGGTGGTCAGCCCGCCAATGCCGAAAGCGGCGGATCGGCGCTGACCGTGTTGCAGCTGACCCGTAAGCCGGATGCGGCCTATCGTTTCGTGGACTTTGTGGCGCATAACGCCCAAGGCATTAGCGCGCGTGTGGATGGCGGTGCTTTCCCGGCCGATTATGACACCCTGAATTCCGCTGATTTTTTGGATAAAACCACGATTACCAATGACCGTGGCATTGAAATCCCGTATTTCGGCGGGCAGAAGTTCAACCGTGTACTGTCGGAGGCCGCCGAGGATGTGCCGATCGGATACCAGTATCTGCCGTTCGAAGTGTATGCGCGCAGTGACTTCAAATCTACGGTGGGCCAGGCATACGAATGGTCCAGCAGTTTCCACGACTATCAGCAGCGACAGGAAGCCATTGAGATGGGCATGAAGGACGAGGAAGGCAACCCGCTCGAACCGTTGGAGAAGCCCGGCAAGAAAGTCAGTCTCTCCGACGGCCTGGCCCAATGGCAGAAAGACCTCCGAGAATACGGCTTCAATCAGGGCTTTACGATTAAGTAG
- a CDS encoding type III pantothenate kinase, which produces MLMAVDIGNTNIVIGFLEGDRIVGSYRITTKATHTSDEYGLMITQFLALSDYTADDVDDVIVCSVVPKVMYSFRASLIKFLGLEPMVVGPGVKTGMNIRLDDPKTLGSDCIADCAGAYHTYGGPVLVADFGTATTFNYVDSSGTIRSGFITTGIRTGAEALWGQTAQLPEVEITQPQSILATNTRTAMQAGLYYTFLGGIERTIQQFRKEIDEPFQVVATGGLSRIFKNNTDMIDVYDSDLIFKGMAYIYSRNVK; this is translated from the coding sequence ATGCTGATGGCGGTCGATATCGGCAATACGAATATCGTGATCGGTTTTCTGGAGGGCGACCGCATCGTCGGCTCCTACCGCATCACCACCAAGGCGACGCACACCTCAGACGAATACGGTCTGATGATCACGCAGTTCCTGGCTTTGAGCGATTACACGGCCGACGATGTGGACGATGTGATCGTCTGCTCGGTGGTGCCGAAGGTGATGTATTCCTTCCGCGCCTCGCTGATCAAATTCCTCGGATTGGAACCGATGGTGGTGGGCCCTGGCGTCAAGACCGGCATGAACATTCGTCTCGACGACCCCAAAACCTTGGGCTCTGACTGCATCGCCGACTGCGCCGGCGCCTACCACACCTATGGCGGCCCGGTGCTGGTGGCCGACTTCGGCACCGCCACCACGTTCAACTATGTGGACAGTTCCGGCACGATTCGTTCCGGCTTCATCACCACGGGCATCCGCACCGGGGCCGAGGCGTTGTGGGGGCAGACCGCCCAGCTGCCGGAAGTGGAGATCACGCAACCACAGTCGATTCTGGCCACCAATACGCGCACTGCTATGCAGGCCGGACTGTATTACACGTTCCTCGGTGGCATTGAGCGCACGATTCAGCAGTTCCGCAAGGAAATCGATGAGCCGTTCCAAGTGGTAGCCACGGGAGGGCTCAGCCGCATTTTCAAGAACAACACCGACATGATCGACGTCTACGATTCAGACCTGATCTTCAAAGGCATGGCATACATCTACTCGCGCAATGTGAAGTAA